The window ATCGGAACCAGAGCAAGGTTAATAGGAAACATCTCCAGTCCTTTCACCCTGTTGCCCGGACCTGTTGACAAGATCAAAGCCGAAGCCAGGCAGGCTCTTGCAGACGGTATCGATGTGCTCGCACCGGGTTGTGGAATTGCACCCATGACCCCACTCGAGAACATAAAAGCCATGGTTGCAGCAAGAAACGAATACTACGCTTGAAGAAAATTAAGTTTGAAGAATAAAGCTGAAATATGAAAATCTTTTTTTTCAATTTTTAATTTTTAAATGAGTTTTCAGGACTTTTTTGGTTCATAATCTTCTTTTTTAACTCTGTTTTTAAAGTCCCAACTGCGGATGCCTCCGGCTAAAAGGATTCTGAGTATTCGAAAAATTCTGAGATATTTGAAGAAGTTTGGAAAAGATTCCAATAATCTAAATATTCGGAAAATCCTGAAAAAAGAAAAGAAAAAAGAAGCACAACCTCGGTTAGAGGCCGTAGTTCTCTGGCAGGAAGACTTTGACTTCCTTTTTATATTTGGTCAGACAGTCGCTCATGAACTTGTCTTTGTCGTCTGTAAGGGCTTCAAAAGCAGCTTTTGAATCTGCAAGGGCTTTGGCTTCGAACCTTGAGAGGGAAAGTTTGCCCCTTGCTCCTTCTTCGACGATTTTGATGGTTTCGAGAGCGGCGTTCTTGGCACGGAGGTATATGTCGTTTCCGTCCTTGACAATAGCCTGCCCGACTCTGTAGGCGTGTGGGTATGCGAGGACGTAGCCCTGCGGGTCCCGGTACATGTCGGATGCTACGAACATGTCCCTGAGCACCTTCTCGTTGCCCGACTGGAGGGCGACGTTCATGAGGGAGCAGTCGTATGCCAGGGTTTCTCCCCAGCACTGCACAGTAGTACCGCCGAATTCCCCGTGGTATTCCACGGACTCGTTGGACCAGAGATCACAGCACTGCATAACAATGTTTCCCATAAGGTCTGAGTGGGCACAGGTGGAGGTTTTTCCTTCCTGAGCCATCGGAACACCTGAAATGGACTTTACGATGGTGTTCTCGTAACCGCAGTCCTTTCCAGGGCCAACTGCGCCTGCTTCATAACCAACGAGGGTTCTCGCTGCAGAAATTGCTCTTGCGATGATTGCAGTGGTGTGTGCGAGGTTTTTGTCCAGCAGCCCGCCAGCAATGAACATTGCAGTGTTTGCCTGGGCACAGTCCGTGTCACCAGTTGCTACAGTTCCGGTCTTCTTTGCAATTGCTGCAATGTCTTGCCAGATCATCTCCATGTCCATGGAGCCGAGTACACCGATACCGAAGAGGATACCTGCCATGTCGTTCCTGAGAATAGCATAGTCGAAAACTTCTTTTCCGCCCATTGACTCAACGGCAAGCAGATCAGCCCCAGACTCGGCACACTGTTCAAAAGACTCGAGGAATATTGGGTATTTGTCTCCTCTGAGTTTGAGGAAGTCACGATCTTCACGGATGTCCCCTGGTGTGTGTCTCAGTGCACATTTGATTCCGTATTCGTCGTGGTAGTTTTCCATGATAGTTTTCTGGGCATGGGCAACTTCTGCTCCCCAGGAGGGATTGTTTGTCATCTGCTGAACGTGTTCAGTTTCAAGGACAACGGAGGGAGCTCCGATCTGCACCATCCTTGCCATGATGTCGGTTGTGATCCTCTCGTATTCTTTGATGAGCTTTTCTTTGGATGCGCCTGCTTCCGGTCTGGGAGCATAGTTCACTTCAGGGGTTGTGTATCCGGCGCCTATTTCAAGTCCCAGTCCTGCTTTTACGGGCTTGACAGCTTTTCCGAAGACCATATCATCAGCTTTTGCATAAGCCATTTTAGTAAATCTGGTTACTGCCATCTACTCCACCTCCTCAGTGTTTATGGAATTTATCCCTCAATTTAACGATGTTGTTCCCATTGGCCTTGATGAAATCAGCCATCTTCGGAGCATCAGATGCTTCTTCTCCATACACGCCAAGCTCATACTGGGACACGAAGTCCTGGTTTACAGCACCGCCTCCACATGCAAAGGGAATCCTGTAGCCTTTCTCCATAAGCTTGTCATTGATCTCCTTAAAGGCATACATGGTTGTGGTCATGAGGGCTGTACCGGTGACCATGAGTGGTTTCTCTTTTTCAACGGCTTCTATGACTTCATCAACAGGAACATCTCTTCCCAGGTCAATTACATCGTATCCGTTTGCTCTTAGCAGTGCGACAACGATGCTTTTTCCAATGTCATGGACGTCACCTTCTGCAACGTGGCAGACGATTTTCCCTTTGGATTCGGGGGCTTTACCAACTTTTTTCTTGAGGAATTCGATACCTTCAAGCATGGCGTCAGCGGACATCATAACGTTTGGCAGGAAAATGACTCCTTCATCGTAGAGCCTGGAGACAACTCCCATTCCTGGCATTAAGGCTCCATTGATGAGACCCATCGGGTCCTTTCCGGCGGCAATTGCCTTTTTCAATCCTTCTACAACGTCGTCTTCTTCCCCTTCGAAGATGGATTTTGCAATCGGATAAATTGTCGGGTCTTTTGGATAGAGTTCTTCTGCAGCATCTTCCGGTGTCATTTCCTTTTCTAATTGTACGTTGTAACGAACCAGAATACCACTGGGGTCTATATCTATCAAATGTCTAACCTCCATTTTAGCATTTGAGGAGCAACCAATCCCTGGTTGTTTAACAGGAACAAAATCCGGGTTAAAACTAAAAAGTCCCTAAAAAGATCTTAAATAAGTTTAGATGCTTATTAATTCCCCATTTTTTAACAACAACAGCTAAACGTGATCTAAATAGGTTTAAATTCCCCATTTCGTCCCAATTTTTAAAAGGGACTTCTAACTCCCCGATATTTAATTGTGATTCTTTATATATAAATCCCATTGAGCAAGTTTAAGGTTATAAATATGAAAAAAGGTCCTTCTCACTATCCTTTGTATCCGGTTTTTTTTTCTGGGGTTGGACTTCTTTATAGTAAATCCTGTTAGCAAGTAAAGTGTTAAGGATACAAAATATTATTAAACTCTAATATTATTGTGCACTGTTAATGCGTACACAGAGTATCACTTGTATCGAAAGAGACTATGTGGGACTCTGGTCCAAAATCTAGTGATTTTGCATTTTTCGATTGAAACACTGAATTTGCAGGAAGAATTAGTTCCTCAACTGAACTTAATATTCGGTATCTAAATACTTCAATTGAGAGAACATATTCAAAGGATTATAACCAATTACAAAATCTAGTGATTTTTAATTTTACGTTCATCACTGGATTTTGGTACTGAGTCCTCTGTGGAGCAGATAGATTTCTTGTATACTGTACTGTATGCTATTTCATGTTCTGTTTTTTAGCTCCAGGGTCAGTCCGAATCCTCTTAAACTGATTATCTGGAAAAACTACCGAAACGTATTTATCTAAGTACTACGTTTAGGAGTTTCCCTGATCAGGAGTGATCGGGCGGCAATATGCTTGTAGATTTATGCAAAATTACTTTTGTAATAAAATCTGTATGCAAGTGGATTACTGAACAATAAGCTTTATATACAAGAAACGTCTTGTATGTATCCCTCACACCTTAAGTGTGTGAGACTCGCCTGCTACTGATCTTTGGTGATTGGAGCTGCAGAATCTATGTGGATTCAAGCAAAATTTCGTTTTGCGCTGGATCTGCTTTGAAAAACTGCGAGGTGGGGAAAAGCTTATATACAAGAAATACCTTGTATGAATCCCTCACACAGCAATTGTGTGAGTTGAATTTCAAAATCTCTAAAATCTCTATTATCTTTTAATTAGTGGGGCCAGGAGTTATTTCCTGTCTGACGAGGATTTTGTCGGTTCGGTTAATTCTGGGTGATTGATGTTTTTTACATCTATCGCGAACTAGAACTAACTGAATTGCTAGTTGTTAGTGCAAGTTTCTGCGACCAAGACCTTTAAGCAAAAAAAAGTGTGTATTAATTCTGGTTGATCCTGCCAGAGGTTACTGCTATCGGTGTTCGCCTAAGCCATGCGAGTCATATGTTCTTCGTGAACATGGCGTACTGCTCAGTAACACGTGGATAACCTGCCCTTGGGACCGGCATAACCCCGGGAAACTGGGGATAATTCCGGATACCGCATATATGCTGGAATGCTTTATGCGTGAAATGGATTCGTCTGCCCAAGGATGGGTCTGCGGCCTATCAGGTAGTAGTGGGTGTAATGTACCTACTAGCCTACGACGGGTACGGGTTGTGAGAGCAAGAGCCCGGAGATGGATTCTGAGACATGAATCCAGGCCCTACGGGGCGCAGCAGGCGCGAAAACTTTACAATGCGGGAAACCGTGATAAGGGGACACCGAGTGCCAGCAACATTTGTTGGCTGTCCAGGTGTGTAAACTACACCTGTTAGCAAGGGCCGGGCAAGACCGGTGCCAGCCGCCGCGGTAACACCGGCGGCCCGAGTGGTGATCGTGATTATTGGGTCTAAAGGGTCCGTAGCCGGTTTGGTCAGTCCTCCGGGAAATCTGACGGCTTAACCGTTAGGCTTTCGGGGGATACTGCCAGGCTTGGAACCGGGAGAGGTAAGAGGTACTACAGGGGTAGGAGTGAAATCTTGTAATCCCTGTGGGACCACCTGTGGCGAAGGCGTCTTACCAGAACGGGTTCGACGGTGAGGGACGAAAGCTGGGGGCACGAACCGGATTAGATACCCGGGTAGTCCCAGCCGTAAACGATGCTCGCTAGGTGTCAGGCATGGCGCGACCGTGTCTGGTGCCGCAGGGAAGCCGTGAAGCGAGCCACCTGGGAAGTACGGCCGCAAGGCTGAAACTTAAAGGAATTGGCGGGGGAGCACAACAACGGGTGGAGCCTGCGGTTTAATTGGACTCAACGCCGGACAACTCACCGGGGGCGACAGCAATATGTAGGCCAAGCTGAAGACTTTGCCTGAATCGCTGAGAGGAGGTGCATGGCCGTCGCCAGTTCGTACTGTGAAGCATCCTGTTAAGTCAGGCAACGAGCGAGACCCGTGCCCACTGTTACCAGCATGTCCTCCGGGACGATGGGTACTCTGTGGGGACCGCCGGTGTTAAATCGGAGGAAGGTGCGGGCCACGGTAGGTCAGTATGCCCCGAATCTCCCGGGCTACACGCGGGCTACAATGGATGGGACAATGGGTCCCTACCCCGAAAGGGGTTGGCAATCTCACAAACCCATTCGTAGTTCGGATCGAGGGCTGTAACTCGCCCTCGTGAAGCTGGAATCCGTAGTAATCGCGTTTCAATATAGCGCGGTGAATACGTCCCTGCTCCTTGCACACACCGCCCGTCAAACCACCCGAGTGAGGTATGGGTGAGGGCACGGACTCTGTGCCGTGTTCGAACCTGAATTTTGCAAGGGGGGTTAAGTCGTAACAAGGTAGCCGTAGGGGAATCTGCGGCTGGATCACCTCCTAAGCTAAAAACACTATCACCCAGATGCCGATAAACCGAACAAAATCCTCAAATCTGAGATCCTTTGTGGATCTCTCGTCTCTTTCGGGCTTGTAGATCAGTTGGGAGATCGCTGCCTTTGCAAGGCAGAGGCCCTGGGTTCGAATCCCAGCAAGTCCATTTTTATGCACCCGGTAAGTAGTTTACCGGGGAAGGATGGATAGCCTGCGCGGAACCGCAGGCATATGAAGTCGTGTATATGTGCTGTATATTGAACGCTAACTGGACCTGGTTAGGTGTAATAGGAATTATGCTATCAGGTGGATGGCTCGGCTCAAGAGCTGATGAAGGACGTGCCAAGCTGCGATAAGCCCGGGGTAGGTGCATGGATCCAATGAACCCGGGATCTCCGAATGAGACCTCTCCATAGTGATCAGTAATGATCGGGAACGCTCCGAATTGAAACATCTCAGTAGGAGCTGGAAAAGAAATCAAACGAGATGCCGC is drawn from Methanosarcina lacustris Z-7289 and contains these coding sequences:
- the mtaC gene encoding methanol--corrinoid protein MtaC — protein: MEVRHLIDIDPSGILVRYNVQLEKEMTPEDAAEELYPKDPTIYPIAKSIFEGEEDDVVEGLKKAIAAGKDPMGLINGALMPGMGVVSRLYDEGVIFLPNVMMSADAMLEGIEFLKKKVGKAPESKGKIVCHVAEGDVHDIGKSIVVALLRANGYDVIDLGRDVPVDEVIEAVEKEKPLMVTGTALMTTTMYAFKEINDKLMEKGYRIPFACGGGAVNQDFVSQYELGVYGEEASDAPKMADFIKANGNNIVKLRDKFHKH
- the mtaB gene encoding methanol--corrinoid protein co-methyltransferase MtaB; protein product: MAVTRFTKMAYAKADDMVFGKAVKPVKAGLGLEIGAGYTTPEVNYAPRPEAGASKEKLIKEYERITTDIMARMVQIGAPSVVLETEHVQQMTNNPSWGAEVAHAQKTIMENYHDEYGIKCALRHTPGDIREDRDFLKLRGDKYPIFLESFEQCAESGADLLAVESMGGKEVFDYAILRNDMAGILFGIGVLGSMDMEMIWQDIAAIAKKTGTVATGDTDCAQANTAMFIAGGLLDKNLAHTTAIIARAISAARTLVGYEAGAVGPGKDCGYENTIVKSISGVPMAQEGKTSTCAHSDLMGNIVMQCCDLWSNESVEYHGEFGGTTVQCWGETLAYDCSLMNVALQSGNEKVLRDMFVASDMYRDPQGYVLAYPHAYRVGQAIVKDGNDIYLRAKNAALETIKIVEEGARGKLSLSRFEAKALADSKAAFEALTDDKDKFMSDCLTKYKKEVKVFLPENYGL